A window from Leptothermofonsia sichuanensis E412 encodes these proteins:
- the hypE gene encoding hydrogenase expression/formation protein HypE, translating into MTSDHNFVLTCPIPIQQYPTVLLAHGGGGKLMHQLIESMFVPAFSNQTLNVRHDAAAIALKGQNLAFTTDSYVVRPLFFPGGDIGSLAVNGTVNDLAMVGARPLYLSVGFILEEGLPMETLWQVVQSIAQAARAANVQIVTGDTKVVDRGKGDGIFINTSGIGIIEHPQTIAPQSVQPGDVVILNGDIGRHGIAIMAVREGLEFETTIASDSAPLADQVLQLLTAGIEIHCLRDLTRGGLASALNEIAGAAGVEIAIVETQIPVQAEVQGACEILGLDPLYVANEGRFIAFVPEQDAERALDIMRTYNRTTDPITYRVDNQDQVNTRSLDHSNMVPCIIGRVTGKSAGIVKMESRIGAQRIVDMLSGEQLPRIC; encoded by the coding sequence ATGACATCAGACCACAATTTTGTGTTGACCTGCCCAATTCCAATTCAACAATACCCCACGGTTCTGCTGGCCCACGGTGGTGGTGGTAAGTTGATGCACCAACTGATTGAGTCCATGTTTGTACCTGCATTTAGCAACCAAACATTGAATGTTCGCCATGATGCAGCAGCCATTGCCCTGAAAGGTCAAAATCTCGCATTTACGACAGATTCCTATGTAGTGCGTCCCCTGTTCTTTCCAGGGGGGGATATTGGTTCACTGGCAGTTAATGGTACAGTCAATGACCTGGCGATGGTGGGAGCACGTCCCCTTTATCTAAGTGTCGGTTTCATCCTGGAAGAAGGGCTGCCCATGGAAACCCTGTGGCAGGTAGTACAGTCAATAGCGCAAGCTGCCCGGGCTGCCAATGTGCAGATTGTGACTGGTGACACGAAGGTTGTAGACCGGGGAAAAGGGGATGGTATTTTTATTAACACCAGTGGCATTGGTATTATTGAACATCCTCAAACCATTGCCCCCCAGAGTGTGCAGCCGGGTGATGTTGTGATCTTAAATGGCGACATTGGACGGCATGGAATTGCGATTATGGCAGTTCGAGAAGGATTAGAATTTGAAACGACGATCGCCAGTGATTCTGCTCCCCTTGCCGATCAGGTGCTTCAACTGTTGACAGCCGGAATTGAAATTCATTGTCTGCGAGACTTGACTCGGGGGGGGCTGGCCAGTGCTTTAAACGAAATTGCAGGAGCCGCAGGGGTGGAAATTGCGATCGTGGAAACTCAAATCCCGGTTCAGGCAGAGGTTCAGGGTGCCTGTGAAATTCTGGGACTTGATCCGCTGTATGTGGCGAATGAGGGAAGATTCATCGCATTTGTCCCAGAACAAGACGCCGAACGTGCCCTGGATATAATGCGTACTTACAATCGGACTACTGACCCTATTACTTACCGTGTCGATAATCAGGATCAGGTCAATACCCGGAGCCTGGATCATTCAAACATGGTTCCCTGTATCATCGGGCGTGTCACAGGGAAATCAGCCGGGATTGTGAAAATGGAAAGCAGGATTGGTGCCCAACGCATTGTAGATATGTTGAGTGGTGAACAGCTACCACGGATCTGTTAA
- a CDS encoding EamA family transporter: MESDEARKAQEALQTVTQDLQSLHKGLVAQLSQEVVRLQAEKTRLMADIEKLQAYHRALQSRQLESFSQQQVAQQQLWAKQLAQILASHLQAQIAERLNQIAAQANQSALTAQMDPAALPAVSSYSENAQRLLASLDATFNDTFKTLQQELTTYQSALSHQINRMQTLEQQGEAILEALINRLREQLHADSARMPISPSSYPEAGHHPPLTENPYPPPPAQNYPPTSGTPYPPLPSESGLPLPPEYSSQVSNGAPPAAINGPVDQVRHGHSRPTPARPSTLSFPATPAPLPAKPKKEASLFQLGLVLVLISTVALSFHNVVVRIIGTKSVILGWFSLGGFIQLNLGNSILILWLRMLVVLPLMIVVAMILHPPVWRDIRRFFSSKDRRPIFSVVGSGLFLFLSQILIYVAIGSIGAGPAVTILFMYPIVTVPLAWVLFGDRPTRLRWIVMATILLGVILTAQPNLATTNNVSGGGVLTAVFAGIAFAFYLLLMQLGFKKLHPIPVSLIQFFTIFTLTSVILVLSPNLGIQVEEPRGFILGGIVLGALTLIGYLTNNFGVRFMGAARASIIASSGPVMTAFLAWLIIQSPLQFVQVLGILLVTGGVTALSFERMKSQPQPARVVPGNGRQ; this comes from the coding sequence ATGGAATCGGATGAGGCACGGAAAGCCCAGGAAGCTTTGCAAACTGTGACGCAGGACTTGCAGAGTCTCCATAAAGGACTGGTCGCTCAACTCTCTCAAGAAGTGGTGCGGCTTCAGGCAGAAAAGACCCGCCTGATGGCAGATATTGAAAAATTGCAAGCCTACCATCGGGCATTGCAGTCCCGTCAGCTAGAATCGTTCTCGCAACAGCAAGTGGCTCAGCAACAGCTCTGGGCAAAGCAACTGGCACAGATTTTAGCCAGCCACCTGCAAGCCCAAATCGCCGAACGCCTGAATCAGATTGCCGCTCAAGCCAACCAGTCAGCTCTGACCGCCCAGATGGATCCGGCTGCCCTTCCGGCTGTTAGCAGCTATAGCGAAAATGCTCAACGCCTGCTCGCCTCCCTGGATGCTACCTTTAACGACACGTTTAAGACCCTGCAACAAGAACTGACGACCTATCAGAGTGCGCTCTCCCACCAAATCAATCGCATGCAAACCCTGGAGCAGCAGGGGGAAGCGATTTTAGAAGCTCTGATCAACCGTCTGAGGGAGCAACTTCACGCGGACTCTGCCAGGATGCCGATCTCCCCTTCCTCCTACCCGGAAGCAGGTCACCACCCGCCGCTGACAGAAAATCCCTATCCTCCCCCACCCGCCCAGAATTACCCGCCGACTTCAGGCACCCCTTACCCTCCCCTCCCTTCAGAGAGTGGTTTGCCACTTCCGCCGGAGTACTCCTCCCAAGTCAGTAATGGTGCCCCTCCCGCTGCTATCAATGGTCCTGTTGACCAGGTTCGTCATGGGCATTCCCGCCCCACTCCAGCGAGGCCTTCGACCCTGAGTTTTCCAGCAACTCCAGCCCCGTTACCAGCTAAGCCCAAGAAAGAAGCTTCTCTGTTCCAGTTAGGGCTGGTGCTGGTTCTGATATCGACGGTAGCCCTGTCCTTTCACAATGTGGTCGTTCGGATTATTGGCACAAAAAGTGTCATCTTAGGCTGGTTCAGTCTGGGCGGGTTTATCCAGCTTAATCTTGGAAACTCAATCCTGATTCTATGGTTGCGGATGCTGGTCGTCCTGCCACTGATGATTGTTGTTGCCATGATTCTCCATCCACCAGTCTGGCGCGATATTCGACGGTTTTTCAGTTCCAAAGATCGCCGCCCCATTTTCAGTGTGGTCGGCAGTGGACTGTTTCTGTTTCTATCCCAGATTCTTATCTATGTTGCAATTGGCAGCATTGGAGCCGGTCCAGCAGTGACGATTTTGTTTATGTATCCAATCGTGACTGTTCCGCTGGCATGGGTGCTGTTTGGCGATCGCCCCACCCGGTTGCGCTGGATTGTAATGGCCACCATTTTGCTGGGCGTGATCCTGACCGCTCAACCCAACCTTGCCACCACCAATAATGTATCGGGGGGTGGAGTTTTAACAGCCGTTTTTGCTGGGATCGCCTTCGCCTTTTATCTGCTACTGATGCAGCTTGGGTTCAAGAAACTGCATCCGATTCCAGTCAGTCTGATCCAGTTCTTCACCATTTTTACCCTGACCAGTGTTATTCTCGTCCTATCCCCCAATCTGGGTATTCAGGTAGAGGAGCCGCGCGGTTTTATCCTGGGGGGTATTGTCTTAGGTGCTTTGACCCTAATCGGCTACCTGACGAACAATTTTGGTGTGCGCTTTATGGGGGCTGCCCGTGCTTCAATCATTGCATCCAGCGGCCCAGTCATGACGGCATTTCTCGCCTGGCTAATCATCCAAAGTCCCCTCCAATTTGTCCAGGTTCTTGGTATTTTGCTGGTCACTGGTGGCGTTACAGCCCTCAGTTTTGAGCGTATGAAAAGCCAGCCGCAGCCTGCCAGGGTTGTCCCTGGAAATGGACGCCAGTAA
- a CDS encoding NifU family protein, which yields MSQTLALTNENVETVLDEMRPYLMADGGNVELVEIDGPIVKLRLQGACGSCPSSTMTLKMGIERRLREFIPEIAEVEQVM from the coding sequence ATGTCTCAAACGCTGGCTCTTACGAATGAAAACGTCGAAACAGTGCTGGACGAGATGCGTCCCTACCTGATGGCGGATGGTGGTAATGTCGAATTAGTCGAAATTGACGGTCCTATTGTGAAATTGCGCCTCCAGGGAGCCTGCGGTTCCTGTCCCAGCTCAACCATGACCCTGAAAATGGGGATTGAGCGTCGCCTGCGTGAGTTTATCCCGGAAATTGCTGAAGTTGAACAAGTGATGTAA
- the hypD gene encoding hydrogenase formation protein HypD: MKKCYMLKTSFRFLWLFSNVTRQIQFDRPDRPVVKPDVMKFIDEYRDATIARQYATAIAQITTQPWTIMEICGGQTHAIVKFGIDELLPREITLIHGPGCPVCVTSVELIDQAIAIASLPEVIFCSFGDMLRVPGSQTDLLTVKAKGGDIRMVYSPLDVLKIALTHPTKQVVFFAVGFETTAPATAMLVYQASQQRIDNLSLLVSHVLVPPAMETILASPHNQVQGFLAAGHVCTVMGYREYEAIAHTYHVPIVITGFEPVDILQGIYLCIKQLESGQAKVENQYTRSVRQPGNEIAQKLMRDVFVVVPRQWRGIGEIPQSGLGLCETYADFDAARRFNIARSEATERTECISGLVLQGVKKPYECAAFGTRCTPEHPLGAPMVSSEGACAAYYRYRQQSAILAQT, encoded by the coding sequence ATGAAAAAGTGCTATATGCTCAAAACTTCATTTCGATTCCTCTGGCTTTTCAGCAACGTTACCCGTCAAATTCAATTTGACAGACCAGACAGACCAGTAGTTAAACCAGATGTCATGAAATTTATTGATGAGTATCGGGATGCAACCATTGCCCGGCAGTATGCAACAGCGATCGCCCAAATAACCACACAACCCTGGACGATTATGGAAATCTGTGGGGGACAGACTCATGCCATTGTCAAATTTGGCATCGATGAGCTGCTGCCCAGGGAAATTACCTTGATTCATGGTCCTGGTTGCCCGGTGTGTGTGACATCGGTTGAATTGATTGACCAGGCAATTGCGATCGCATCCCTGCCTGAGGTCATCTTCTGTTCCTTTGGAGACATGTTGCGGGTACCCGGTAGTCAGACAGATTTACTCACGGTCAAAGCAAAGGGCGGCGATATTCGGATGGTTTATTCCCCTCTGGATGTACTCAAAATTGCTCTGACCCATCCCACGAAGCAGGTCGTCTTTTTTGCGGTTGGCTTTGAAACTACGGCACCTGCAACGGCAATGCTGGTCTACCAGGCAAGCCAGCAAAGAATAGACAATCTTTCCCTGCTGGTATCCCACGTCCTGGTTCCACCTGCCATGGAGACGATTCTTGCCTCGCCCCATAATCAGGTACAGGGTTTCCTGGCGGCGGGCCACGTCTGTACCGTCATGGGCTACCGGGAGTATGAGGCGATCGCCCACACCTATCATGTCCCCATTGTGATCACAGGGTTTGAGCCAGTGGATATTTTGCAAGGGATTTATCTATGTATCAAACAACTGGAGTCCGGCCAGGCAAAGGTCGAAAATCAATACACCCGGTCTGTGCGCCAACCGGGAAATGAAATCGCCCAAAAACTGATGCGGGACGTATTTGTTGTTGTCCCACGCCAATGGCGCGGTATCGGTGAGATTCCCCAGAGTGGATTGGGATTGTGTGAAACGTATGCTGATTTTGACGCCGCAAGGCGTTTCAATATTGCCAGGAGCGAAGCCACCGAACGAACGGAGTGCATCAGTGGATTGGTTCTCCAGGGTGTCAAGAAACCCTATGAGTGCGCTGCTTTTGGCACTCGCTGCACCCCCGAACATCCCCTCGGTGCGCCCATGGTTTCATCCGAAGGAGCCTGTGCCGCCTACTATCGCTATCGGCAACAGTCAGCAATCCTTGCACAAACTTAA
- a CDS encoding 8-oxoguanine deaminase translates to MSTLLVKNIHTLVMMDPARQELSNGAIFVRDHVIEQVGLTSDLPQSADEVLDLQNRHIVLPGLVNTHHHFYQTLTRVVPAAQNCDLFNWLTTLYPIWANLTAEGVYISAQMAAAELILSGCTTASDHLYIYPNDCTLDSEIQAVQAIGMRFHASRGSMSVGESLGGLPPDSLVEKEIDILNDSQRLIEQYHDHSRHAMLRMTLAPCSPFSVSQDLMRESAAMARAYPGVRLHTHLAENTSDVEYSLATFGLIPGDYAESVGWLGEDVWHAHCVQLSDDSIAKFGRTGTGVAHCPCSNMRLASGIAPIRKMLNHRVPVGLGVDGSASNDTGNLLQEARSAFLVARVRDCDAAAMTARDVLELATIGGARVLGRDDIGTLAPGMSADFIAIDLDRPSFAGALHDPVAALIFCHTGSVDYSFIHGRKVVDQGHLTTVDLPVLVEKANNYAVQMLDIAITR, encoded by the coding sequence GTGTCTACGCTGCTAGTTAAAAATATTCATACCCTGGTGATGATGGATCCTGCCAGACAGGAACTCTCAAATGGTGCCATATTCGTGCGTGACCATGTCATTGAGCAGGTAGGGCTGACCTCAGATCTGCCCCAAAGTGCCGATGAAGTGCTGGATTTGCAGAATCGCCACATTGTCCTGCCGGGGCTGGTCAATACCCACCACCATTTTTACCAGACGCTGACACGGGTAGTTCCAGCGGCACAGAATTGTGACCTGTTTAACTGGCTGACAACGCTTTACCCAATCTGGGCAAACTTGACCGCAGAGGGGGTTTACATTAGTGCTCAGATGGCAGCAGCAGAGCTAATTCTATCGGGCTGCACCACTGCCAGTGACCATCTCTATATCTATCCCAATGACTGCACCTTAGACAGTGAAATTCAGGCGGTTCAGGCGATTGGGATGCGCTTCCATGCCAGTCGGGGCAGTATGAGTGTGGGAGAAAGTTTGGGAGGGCTGCCCCCAGACTCGCTGGTGGAAAAAGAAATCGATATTTTGAATGACTCCCAGCGGTTGATTGAGCAATATCACGACCACTCTCGCCATGCCATGCTGCGAATGACGCTGGCTCCCTGTTCTCCCTTTTCTGTCTCCCAGGACTTGATGCGAGAGTCCGCAGCAATGGCGCGGGCATATCCGGGCGTGCGGTTGCATACCCATCTGGCGGAAAATACATCGGATGTGGAATATAGTCTGGCAACCTTTGGGTTGATTCCAGGGGACTATGCTGAATCGGTGGGTTGGTTGGGGGAGGATGTGTGGCATGCTCACTGTGTCCAACTGAGCGATGATTCGATCGCTAAATTTGGCAGAACAGGGACGGGGGTTGCCCATTGCCCCTGTAGCAATATGCGCCTTGCCAGTGGGATTGCGCCCATCCGAAAAATGCTGAATCACCGGGTGCCTGTAGGTCTGGGGGTCGATGGGTCGGCGTCTAACGATACTGGAAACTTGCTTCAAGAGGCACGATCGGCCTTTCTGGTTGCCCGTGTTCGAGATTGTGATGCAGCCGCGATGACTGCACGGGATGTGTTGGAACTGGCAACCATAGGAGGTGCCAGGGTGTTGGGACGGGATGATATCGGAACGCTGGCTCCAGGAATGTCTGCCGATTTCATTGCGATTGATCTCGATCGCCCCTCATTTGCCGGTGCCCTCCATGATCCAGTTGCTGCCCTCATTTTTTGCCACACAGGCTCTGTTGACTACAGTTTTATCCACGGCAGAAAAGTGGTTGATCAGGGACATCTGACCACCGTTGATCTGCCGGTTCTGGTTGAAAAGGCAAACAACTATGCTGTTCAAATGCTGGACATTGCCATCACCAGGTAA
- the uraD gene encoding 2-oxo-4-hydroxy-4-carboxy-5-ureidoimidazoline decarboxylase: protein MPLTISELNQMSQEAFVNALGAVFEDTPAIAQKAWKARPFADLADLHQKMVDVVEWMPPDEQLALIRAHPDLGSKAKMAEASIQEQAGAGLDRLTPKEYSQLHSLNQKYQDRFGFPFIIAVKNHTKASILEAFKQRLKNTVEVERERAIAEITQIAWFRLLNLIQES from the coding sequence ATGCCTTTGACAATTTCTGAGCTGAACCAGATGAGCCAGGAGGCGTTTGTGAACGCGCTGGGAGCGGTGTTTGAAGATACTCCTGCGATCGCCCAAAAAGCCTGGAAAGCGCGACCCTTTGCTGACCTGGCTGACCTGCACCAGAAGATGGTGGATGTTGTTGAGTGGATGCCTCCCGATGAACAACTGGCACTGATTCGGGCACACCCCGACCTGGGCAGTAAAGCTAAAATGGCAGAGGCTTCGATTCAGGAACAGGCTGGGGCAGGACTGGATCGCCTGACACCCAAAGAGTACAGTCAGTTGCATTCCCTGAACCAGAAATATCAGGACAGATTTGGTTTTCCGTTCATCATTGCTGTGAAAAACCATACGAAAGCCAGCATTCTGGAAGCGTTTAAGCAACGGTTAAAAAATACAGTTGAGGTTGAAAGGGAACGGGCGATCGCTGAAATCACCCAGATTGCTTGGTTCCGTCTGCTGAACCTGATTCAGGAGTCATAA
- a CDS encoding isopenicillin N synthase family dioxygenase, whose translation MSVFPIPVIDIGGLRSQQLEERQAVALKIRQAAHTVGFFYITNHGIANQVIARIFAETKRFFNLPLAVKNRVAIAHSPISRGYEPIGHQTLDTTAAPDLKEGFYIGVERNADDLLVQAGIPNHGPNQWPADLPDWRDQMEQYFGLMMDLSRQLLRGLALSLEVEESYFDPMVDNPMAILRLLHYPPHPASAQPDQLGCGIHTDWGALTILLQDSVGGLEVRTADGAWVQATPIPGTFVINLGDMMARWTNDYYQSTPHRVMNHSGKERYSLPFFFDANYHARVECIPTCQDAANPSRYPPITAGEHIMQMYRRTYGLVVRGEKSEQ comes from the coding sequence ATGAGCGTTTTCCCCATTCCCGTGATTGATATTGGAGGCTTGCGGTCTCAACAATTGGAGGAACGGCAGGCAGTCGCACTTAAAATTCGTCAGGCTGCTCATACAGTTGGGTTTTTCTACATCACCAATCACGGAATTGCCAATCAGGTGATTGCCCGGATTTTTGCTGAAACTAAGCGCTTCTTTAATCTGCCCCTGGCGGTGAAAAATCGGGTGGCGATCGCCCACTCCCCGATCTCACGCGGGTATGAACCAATCGGTCATCAAACCCTGGATACCACTGCTGCGCCTGACTTAAAAGAAGGCTTCTACATCGGCGTGGAACGGAATGCAGACGATCTCCTGGTGCAGGCAGGGATACCCAACCACGGGCCTAACCAGTGGCCGGCAGATTTACCGGACTGGCGGGACCAGATGGAGCAATACTTTGGGCTGATGATGGATCTATCCCGGCAATTGTTGCGCGGGCTGGCACTCTCCCTGGAAGTGGAAGAATCCTACTTCGACCCAATGGTGGACAATCCAATGGCCATCTTACGGCTGCTCCATTACCCCCCCCATCCTGCCAGTGCCCAGCCGGATCAATTGGGATGTGGCATCCATACAGACTGGGGTGCTCTGACGATTCTTTTGCAAGATTCAGTGGGAGGATTGGAAGTTCGCACAGCAGATGGAGCCTGGGTTCAGGCAACTCCCATTCCAGGTACATTTGTGATCAACCTGGGGGATATGATGGCGCGGTGGACCAATGACTACTACCAATCCACACCCCATCGAGTGATGAATCATTCTGGAAAAGAGCGGTATTCCCTTCCCTTTTTCTTTGATGCTAATTACCATGCCCGGGTGGAATGTATTCCTACCTGTCAAGATGCGGCGAATCCTTCCAGATATCCCCCCATTACGGCTGGAGAACACATTATGCAGATGTATCGCAGAACCTATGGTTTAGTAGTTAGAGGGGAGAAGAGTGAGCAGTGA
- a CDS encoding lysophospholipid acyltransferase family protein — MPGERCSQPRSGWSLDQRDPNVIRSLMLLWRWQYHHYFRVQTSGWEHIPPHKQVLLVGSHNGGLAAPDMFMMMYDWFRRFGYERPAYGLMHPHIWRISPPLAELAVKTGALVAHPRMAIAALRQGASLLVYPGGGEDVFRPHSLRNQICFYGRKAFIKIALQEKVPIIPVISSGAHSTLIVLADIYQTMKQLHGWGMPWLFGIDPVVFPIYLGLPWGLAFGPLPNIPFPVKIHTRICAPITFERYGKEAARDRTYVNTCYETVCSLMQAELDRLTRQIELSPHS; from the coding sequence ATGCCTGGAGAACGCTGCTCTCAACCGCGATCCGGATGGTCACTGGATCAGCGGGATCCCAACGTCATTCGATCGCTCATGCTCCTCTGGCGGTGGCAGTATCACCATTACTTTCGGGTGCAAACCAGTGGTTGGGAACATATTCCACCCCATAAACAGGTCTTACTGGTGGGTTCCCACAATGGAGGATTGGCGGCCCCCGATATGTTCATGATGATGTACGACTGGTTTCGTCGCTTTGGTTACGAACGCCCAGCTTATGGGCTGATGCACCCTCATATCTGGCGGATCAGTCCGCCCCTGGCAGAACTGGCGGTCAAAACCGGGGCGCTGGTGGCTCATCCCAGGATGGCGATCGCCGCCCTTCGCCAGGGAGCCAGTTTACTGGTGTATCCAGGCGGGGGCGAAGATGTGTTTCGCCCCCACTCCCTGCGTAACCAGATCTGCTTCTATGGGCGAAAAGCCTTTATCAAAATTGCCCTGCAAGAAAAGGTGCCTATTATTCCAGTCATCTCAAGTGGGGCACACAGTACGCTGATTGTTCTGGCAGACATCTACCAGACAATGAAACAACTCCACGGGTGGGGAATGCCCTGGCTGTTTGGGATTGACCCGGTAGTATTTCCCATATACCTGGGCTTACCCTGGGGGCTGGCATTCGGACCCTTACCCAATATCCCATTTCCGGTCAAGATTCACACACGCATCTGTGCCCCGATCACATTTGAACGCTATGGGAAGGAAGCAGCTCGCGATCGCACCTATGTCAACACCTGCTATGAAACAGTCTGTAGCCTCATGCAGGCAGAACTTGACAGGCTGACCCGGCAAATTGAGCTGTCGCCCCATTCATAG
- a CDS encoding exopolysaccharide biosynthesis protein, translated as MAKLSTEFHRFFFEEERSPQVTLADILLLAEERIFGFLFVVLSLPSALPVPAPGYSTPFGFLIFLLAVQLIIGSRIPWLPKRLVSHPLELTTVQGILKAGLPWLKRIETLTRPRLTPICVSLPGRVVIGIAIALMGISMMIPIPGTNTLPAMGIFVTGFGLMEDDGAISLAGLVLCLMGGILSTSILLAVFWGSSSLLDLLKEWLSSLKG; from the coding sequence ATGGCTAAACTTTCCACTGAGTTTCACCGCTTCTTTTTTGAAGAGGAGCGATCGCCCCAGGTGACACTGGCAGATATCCTGTTACTGGCAGAAGAGCGCATCTTTGGGTTTCTGTTTGTTGTGCTTTCCCTGCCTTCTGCCCTACCCGTGCCTGCACCGGGCTATTCCACGCCCTTCGGCTTTCTGATTTTCCTGCTGGCAGTTCAGTTGATCATCGGCTCCAGGATCCCCTGGTTGCCCAAACGGCTGGTTAGCCATCCTTTAGAACTCACCACGGTACAGGGCATTCTGAAGGCAGGGCTACCCTGGCTGAAGCGTATTGAAACGCTGACTCGCCCCAGATTGACCCCCATCTGTGTGAGTTTGCCTGGTCGGGTTGTGATTGGAATTGCAATCGCCCTGATGGGTATTTCCATGATGATTCCTATTCCGGGAACAAATACCCTGCCCGCGATGGGTATTTTTGTGACCGGGTTTGGGTTGATGGAAGATGATGGTGCCATCAGTCTGGCAGGACTGGTGCTCTGCCTGATGGGGGGAATTTTATCGACTTCCATTTTGCTGGCCGTCTTTTGGGGCAGTTCCAGCTTGCTGGATCTGTTGAAGGAATGGCTGAGCAGTCTTAAAGGTTAA